In the Flavobacterium sp. J372 genome, one interval contains:
- a CDS encoding N-acetylmuramoyl-L-alanine amidase: MKSTLTTRLAVIFLMLTAAISNAQGNARFRVVLDAGHGGKDYGAIYHGFIEKNIALNVALKVGDILEKDPAMQVIYTRKTDAFVELKERPNIANNAEANIFVSIHCNGEAKKAAFGAETFVLGSTKNASNLEVAKKENVVIKLEKDYKTIYGGFDPMAPETLSLNKPVSDNITNQSIDLASKIQDNFTQDAERKSRGVRQGPFWALNKITMPGVLIELGFISYKQEGEYLNSDKGQQEMAEAIAKAITSYKKNILFRVQTSIQNLQRLLPQISPLQKINLNLNKSQKLSLSRNL; encoded by the coding sequence ATGAAAAGCACCCTCACAACCAGACTGGCCGTAATTTTTTTGATGCTTACTGCTGCAATATCCAACGCGCAAGGCAATGCACGTTTCAGGGTTGTGCTTGACGCAGGCCACGGGGGCAAAGATTACGGCGCCATATACCATGGGTTTATTGAAAAGAATATTGCACTTAATGTAGCGCTTAAAGTTGGTGATATACTCGAAAAAGACCCCGCAATGCAGGTGATTTATACCCGTAAGACCGATGCGTTTGTAGAGCTAAAGGAAAGGCCAAACATTGCAAACAATGCTGAAGCCAACATTTTTGTTTCCATACACTGCAATGGTGAAGCCAAAAAAGCAGCATTTGGGGCAGAAACTTTTGTTCTCGGTTCTACAAAGAATGCATCTAATCTTGAAGTGGCTAAAAAAGAAAACGTAGTAATTAAGCTTGAGAAAGATTATAAAACCATTTATGGAGGTTTTGACCCGATGGCTCCCGAAACGCTTTCTTTAAATAAGCCTGTGTCTGATAATATTACCAATCAGAGCATTGACCTCGCCAGCAAGATACAGGATAATTTTACCCAGGATGCCGAGCGTAAAAGCAGGGGGGTACGCCAGGGCCCTTTTTGGGCGCTGAACAAAATAACAATGCCCGGTGTGCTAATAGAACTTGGTTTTATTTCATATAAACAGGAAGGAGAGTACCTTAATTCTGATAAAGGCCAGCAGGAAATGGCAGAAGCGATAGCAAAGGCAATAACTTCATACAAAAAGAATATTTTGTTCCGGGTACAAACGAGTATACAGAACCTGCAGAGGTTGCTGCCACAGATAAGCCCTCTACAGAAAATAAACCTAAACCTGAACAAAAGCCAAAAACTGAGCCTAAGCCGGAACCTGTAA
- a CDS encoding N-acetylmuramoyl-L-alanine amidase, which produces MAANLKTKLTLLVFIVCYSVSLAQGSNRFKVVLDAGHGGDDAGATYYNYKEKDVALSVALKVGALLDRQSGIDVIYTRKTDVFIELKDRPAIANKAHADIFVSIHCNGDAKRTAYGAETWIMGRAKDAANFAVAKKENSVIYLEENYKTKYKGFDPNSPETFIGLMVQQEAYVQQSIELAGMIQSNIIKELHRRDRGVKQGPFWVLHQTAMPSVLIELGFMSYKDEVEYLVSEKGQNELAATIANAILNYKNTYHSPTDFGDIAATVNKVSATQPEREVKPVTPVVSNNEKANPEKGPVYKVQIATGSKSLELVPSNFKGLKNISKEKTSVGIKYYYGATNDQAEAKKLLEEAKAKGYKSAFIVTTDN; this is translated from the coding sequence ATGGCAGCAAACCTTAAAACAAAACTTACATTATTAGTATTTATTGTATGTTACAGCGTTTCATTGGCCCAGGGCAGCAACAGGTTTAAAGTTGTGCTTGACGCCGGGCACGGTGGCGATGATGCCGGGGCTACTTATTACAACTATAAAGAGAAGGATGTTGCGCTTAGCGTAGCACTAAAAGTTGGCGCCTTGCTTGACAGGCAGAGCGGTATTGATGTTATTTATACAAGAAAGACAGATGTGTTTATTGAATTGAAAGACCGCCCGGCCATTGCTAATAAAGCACATGCCGACATTTTTGTTTCTATACACTGTAATGGTGATGCAAAGCGGACTGCTTATGGTGCCGAAACCTGGATTATGGGTCGTGCAAAAGATGCTGCCAACTTTGCTGTAGCAAAAAAGGAAAACTCCGTAATTTATCTTGAAGAGAATTATAAGACCAAGTATAAGGGTTTTGACCCTAACTCACCTGAAACTTTTATTGGCCTGATGGTGCAGCAGGAGGCTTATGTGCAGCAGAGCATAGAACTTGCCGGGATGATACAGAGCAATATAATTAAAGAATTGCACAGGCGCGACCGTGGCGTAAAGCAGGGGCCTTTTTGGGTACTGCACCAGACTGCTATGCCAAGTGTTCTTATAGAGCTAGGGTTTATGTCGTATAAAGATGAAGTGGAATACCTTGTGTCTGAAAAGGGCCAGAATGAACTGGCAGCTACTATTGCAAATGCTATTCTTAATTATAAAAACACCTATCATAGCCCAACAGATTTTGGTGATATAGCAGCAACCGTAAATAAGGTTTCGGCTACCCAGCCTGAAAGAGAGGTAAAACCCGTTACCCCTGTAGTTTCAAACAATGAAAAGGCAAATCCTGAAAAAGGGCCTGTATATAAAGTTCAGATTGCCACGGGCAGCAAAAGCCTTGAGCTTGTACCGTCAAATTTTAAAGGGCTTAAGAATATATCCAAAGAAAAAACTTCTGTGGGCATTAAATACTATTATGGTGCCACCAATGACCAGGCTGAAGCAAAAAAACTGCTTGAAGAGGCTAAGGCAAAAGGTTATAAATCGGCCTTTATAGTTACAACTGACAATTAG